A genome region from Nocardiopsis exhalans includes the following:
- a CDS encoding RHS repeat-associated core domain-containing protein, translating to MSEYPSTNKDGVDEPVSRGARVRRVLSRGLSNTVALAVVATLLAAPSSQATPQNSAPEVEDEPWIEGNEVVAAAIEEDDAADEASISTLEQVRWPEPETADLTAEADGTEDVDALSTMAQDEGAVVGIGTVPTEVMDTWEMPFPVEEPLEDADLREERRAPREPDGETSPEGVTEPEPETEPSEDPGEEHPEAEESDEGDGGEAAEDETADAEPVEDEVPQPVESARVELLSKEEAAETGVDGLLLEVTRTDGIQAPGPVEVVLDYSEFDSAFGGDYGSRLRLVALADCDTDQEEECTRAYDLGSVNDPATKTLSVIAPATTSGVMLMAASGGGGGNGGNGDYQASDLSPSASWDVSLQTGDFSWTYPLEIPDVAADLAPDIALSYSSGSVDGRTASTNNQASWIGEGFDYHPGFIERTYIPCAEDGQKDPNKTGDMCWKRHNATLSLNGMSSELLFDSDGTWRMRGDDGSKVERLTGATNGDNDGEYWKLTTTDGTQYFFGRNRLPGWSSGKPETNSAWTMPVYGNNSGEPCHKSSFADSWCQQAWRWNLDYVVDVQGNVMTLHYTKEKNHYGRNMKADDATPYDRGGYLRRIEYGLNSDDVFATAPARVNFTVAERCLATDSFDCAPEKREKTNAKHWPDVPLDQDCKAGAKCTDKLSPTFFTTKRLDRVATQIHDGSSYSTVDSWKFEHLFPAPGDGTDPTLWLDSITHTGHVGGTLANPSLTFAGTPMPNRVDSTSDGVAPLNKWRITAVYTETGGQLDVSYSDPDCIAGSTPTPHTNTKRCYPVRWVPSGRGDDDITDWFHKYVVTQVAEVDLVTDQPDVVTTYDYRGGGAWRYMDADGFTKDDKRTWSQWRGYEVVRVRSGLADETQSEEEHRFFRGMHGDHLPSGTRSVKVTDTEGGEHTDHDRYNGQTLETLTRNGPGGEVVEKEISLPWSRKTGSRTYSWGTVEAHMVDTASVRSYAPLAEGGWRQHRVDTTYDDYGLPIEVFDRGDVSVSGDEVCARTTYTRNTAKHLLELASREELVSVGCDATPDRPKDVIGDIRTHYDGKAFGATPTHGVQTSSERLVGYDGSTPRYQVTENSTFDRYGRQLTQTDAEGNTTTTQYTDHTLGGNTTKITTTNPLGHTSTIELDPARSLTIAEIDSNGKRTDLAYDPLGRLTEVWLADRPKARLTPSMRFGYHLSKDAPTYVTSSALNPHGDYVTSYQIHDGWLRVRQTQTPTSGGGRLISDILHDTRGLQVQTRAAYPNEDAPSGTLFVVNNTDEIPRYTLAVHDGAERPLHQIQMSRGQEQYRTTTEYAGEQTRMTPPEGGTGTTTITDLRGNTVELRHHHGRQPTGDYDAIHYTYTSSDELETVTDTAGNEWRYTYDINGRRTASTDPDTGTTTYTYDALDQVTSSTDARGQTLAHVYDALGRKVALHEDSTDGPLRIEWVYDTLAKGQLTSTTRHDGDLAYSNQVLSYDDLYRAMATTVTIPQEETGLGGTYRFITRFNPDGSIRSHVSPAAGGLSQENISYTYDNLGRVTAVAGDGAYVTAAEYSKVGNLVMRILARTSNSANRYWQAWDYNQATNRLNESWVTPRFGTGSLQHLHFAYDDAGNILSLRDEPSDSERPADVQCFAYDHMRQLTEAWTPDATGAGACQAAPQVEDLGGPAPYWHSYTYDAVGNRVTETQHGGIGGATERTYTHPNAGQDQPHTLTQVHESGPAGERLEHYGYDEAGNMVSRTTPAHEQGLEWDAEGLLVRVEDASTGVSTYTYDANGDRLIRRDATTSTLYLPGMEIHHERTTLVTRALRFYEHHGETIAVRDADNNVTWVFADHHGTGQLAVAAEGGEITQRRFTAFGADRSVGAGAWPSEHGFVGGTIDASTGLTQIGARAYDAALGRFISADPVMDVADPQQMHGYAYANSNPVSFTDPDGLFLRKTWNKVRRTASRVKNRARTSVRRVWNSSRVRNIRSTVRRTVVSRARRTHSFVNRTVRRVPQRPRNFIAGVGSVLTWSPARVLGDYAVRKTGRGMTWDQQLASVGINSNSGAFKAGEATVDIAVEAATGPIPAGTGLRALRNGDKLSGLFNKFRRGGSSRCNSFAAGTLVVMADGSTRPIEEVQVGEQVLATDPETGVEGPREVLATIVGSGVKTLVEITVDTTTQVELAGLEQGEFEETGARPGPMVLGDVIIATDEHPFWSPELDAWIDAIDLVPGMWLLSSEGTLVQVTGLHAWVQPATVHNLTIQGIHTYYVLAGQTSVLVHNSGGCLPALRDWGSQRFQFGNQSFLLDKKGMEHILTRHHPNYWDGSVKKTQSFFDSRMSVGDVQGAIGQVMRQNRDTLVQRGSQGMYQIRGNVKGIDYVLGMNRGRVGQFYPE from the coding sequence GAGCCGTGGATCGAGGGTAACGAGGTCGTCGCCGCTGCGATCGAGGAGGATGACGCGGCGGACGAGGCATCGATCTCCACACTGGAGCAGGTGCGCTGGCCCGAGCCGGAGACCGCTGACCTCACCGCCGAGGCGGACGGGACCGAGGACGTGGACGCGCTGTCCACCATGGCCCAGGACGAGGGCGCCGTGGTGGGTATCGGCACTGTACCCACCGAGGTCATGGACACATGGGAGATGCCCTTTCCCGTCGAGGAACCCTTGGAGGATGCTGACCTTCGCGAGGAACGACGCGCGCCCAGGGAACCCGACGGTGAGACCTCTCCCGAGGGTGTCACTGAGCCCGAGCCGGAAACCGAACCGAGCGAAGACCCGGGCGAGGAACACCCCGAGGCCGAAGAGAGCGACGAGGGGGACGGGGGAGAGGCGGCCGAGGACGAGACCGCTGACGCTGAACCCGTCGAAGACGAGGTCCCCCAGCCAGTGGAGTCAGCGCGGGTCGAGCTCCTCAGCAAGGAAGAGGCCGCCGAAACGGGGGTGGACGGACTCCTGCTCGAGGTGACCCGCACCGACGGCATCCAAGCGCCCGGCCCGGTCGAGGTCGTGCTGGACTACTCCGAATTCGACTCCGCCTTCGGCGGTGACTACGGATCCCGGCTCCGCCTTGTGGCCCTGGCCGACTGCGACACCGACCAGGAAGAGGAGTGCACCCGGGCCTATGACCTGGGGTCGGTCAACGACCCGGCGACCAAGACTCTGAGCGTCATCGCTCCGGCCACCACCTCCGGGGTGATGCTCATGGCCGCATCCGGAGGGGGCGGCGGCAACGGCGGGAACGGCGACTACCAGGCCAGCGACCTGTCACCCTCGGCCTCCTGGGACGTGAGCCTGCAGACCGGTGACTTCTCCTGGACCTACCCGCTGGAGATCCCGGACGTGGCCGCCGACCTGGCACCCGACATCGCCCTGTCCTATTCCTCTGGCTCCGTGGACGGCCGTACCGCCTCCACCAACAACCAGGCCTCCTGGATCGGTGAGGGCTTCGACTACCACCCCGGTTTCATCGAGCGCACCTACATCCCCTGTGCCGAGGACGGGCAGAAGGACCCGAACAAGACCGGGGACATGTGCTGGAAACGACACAACGCCACCCTGTCCCTGAACGGCATGTCCAGTGAACTCCTCTTCGACTCCGACGGCACCTGGAGAATGCGCGGCGACGACGGTTCCAAGGTCGAACGCCTGACCGGTGCCACCAACGGCGACAACGACGGTGAGTACTGGAAGCTCACCACCACCGACGGCACCCAGTACTTCTTCGGCCGCAACCGCCTGCCCGGCTGGTCCTCGGGAAAACCCGAGACGAACTCGGCCTGGACCATGCCGGTCTACGGCAACAACTCCGGGGAGCCCTGCCACAAGTCCTCCTTCGCTGACTCCTGGTGCCAGCAGGCATGGCGGTGGAACCTCGACTACGTCGTCGACGTGCAGGGCAACGTCATGACCCTGCACTACACCAAGGAGAAGAACCACTACGGCCGCAACATGAAGGCCGACGACGCCACCCCCTACGACCGCGGCGGGTACCTGCGCCGTATCGAGTACGGGCTGAACAGCGACGACGTGTTCGCCACCGCCCCGGCCCGGGTGAACTTCACCGTCGCCGAGCGCTGCCTGGCCACCGATTCCTTCGACTGCGCACCCGAAAAGCGGGAGAAGACCAACGCCAAGCACTGGCCCGACGTACCGCTGGACCAGGACTGCAAGGCCGGGGCCAAGTGCACCGACAAACTCTCACCGACCTTCTTCACCACCAAACGGTTGGACAGGGTCGCCACCCAGATCCACGACGGTTCGTCCTACTCCACCGTCGACTCCTGGAAGTTCGAACACCTCTTCCCCGCGCCCGGTGACGGAACCGACCCCACCCTGTGGTTGGACTCCATCACCCACACCGGCCACGTGGGCGGCACCCTGGCCAACCCCTCGCTGACCTTCGCGGGTACGCCCATGCCCAACCGTGTGGACTCCACCAGCGACGGTGTGGCACCGCTCAACAAGTGGCGGATCACCGCCGTCTACACCGAGACCGGCGGCCAGCTCGACGTCTCCTACTCCGACCCGGACTGCATCGCCGGATCCACCCCTACCCCGCACACCAACACCAAGCGCTGCTATCCCGTCCGGTGGGTGCCCAGCGGGCGCGGTGACGACGACATCACCGACTGGTTCCACAAGTACGTCGTCACCCAGGTGGCGGAAGTCGACCTGGTCACCGACCAACCGGACGTGGTCACCACCTACGACTACCGGGGCGGCGGTGCCTGGCGGTACATGGACGCCGACGGGTTCACCAAGGACGACAAGCGCACCTGGTCCCAGTGGCGCGGCTACGAGGTGGTCCGCGTCCGGAGCGGACTCGCCGACGAGACCCAGTCCGAGGAGGAGCACCGCTTCTTCCGCGGTATGCACGGCGACCACCTGCCCAGCGGTACTCGAAGCGTGAAGGTCACCGACACCGAGGGCGGTGAGCACACCGACCACGACCGCTACAACGGCCAGACCCTGGAGACACTGACCCGTAACGGGCCCGGCGGGGAGGTGGTGGAGAAGGAGATCAGCCTGCCCTGGAGCCGTAAGACCGGCTCACGCACCTACTCCTGGGGCACCGTGGAAGCCCACATGGTCGACACGGCCTCGGTCCGCAGCTACGCCCCCCTGGCCGAGGGCGGTTGGCGCCAGCACCGCGTCGACACCACCTATGACGACTACGGCCTACCTATCGAGGTCTTCGACCGCGGTGACGTCTCGGTGAGCGGGGACGAGGTGTGCGCACGCACCACCTACACCCGCAACACCGCCAAACACCTACTGGAACTGGCTTCCCGGGAAGAACTGGTGTCCGTGGGGTGTGACGCGACCCCCGACCGTCCCAAGGACGTGATCGGCGACATCCGCACCCACTACGACGGCAAAGCCTTCGGAGCCACCCCCACCCACGGCGTGCAGACCTCCTCCGAACGACTGGTCGGCTACGACGGCTCCACCCCCCGCTACCAGGTCACCGAAAACTCGACCTTCGACCGGTACGGGCGCCAGCTCACCCAGACCGACGCCGAAGGCAACACCACCACCACGCAGTACACCGACCACACCTTGGGCGGTAACACCACCAAGATCACCACCACCAACCCGCTCGGCCACACCAGCACGATCGAGCTCGACCCCGCACGTTCACTCACCATCGCCGAGATCGACTCCAACGGCAAACGCACCGACCTGGCCTACGACCCTCTGGGGCGTCTCACCGAGGTCTGGCTCGCCGACCGGCCCAAAGCCCGGCTCACGCCGAGTATGAGATTCGGCTACCACCTGTCCAAGGATGCCCCTACCTACGTCACCAGCAGCGCGCTCAACCCCCACGGCGACTACGTCACCAGCTACCAGATCCACGACGGCTGGCTACGCGTACGCCAGACCCAGACCCCGACCTCCGGGGGCGGGCGCCTGATCAGCGACATCCTGCACGACACCCGCGGACTCCAGGTCCAGACCCGAGCCGCCTACCCCAACGAGGACGCTCCCAGCGGCACCCTCTTCGTCGTCAACAACACCGATGAGATCCCCCGCTACACCCTCGCCGTCCATGACGGGGCCGAACGCCCCCTCCACCAGATCCAGATGTCACGGGGCCAGGAGCAGTACCGCACCACCACCGAATACGCGGGCGAACAGACCCGGATGACCCCGCCGGAAGGCGGCACCGGCACCACCACCATCACTGATCTGCGCGGCAACACCGTCGAACTACGTCACCACCACGGACGCCAACCCACGGGTGACTATGACGCCATCCACTACACCTACACCTCCAGCGACGAACTGGAGACCGTCACCGACACCGCGGGCAACGAGTGGCGCTACACCTACGACATCAACGGGCGCCGCACGGCCAGCACCGACCCCGACACCGGCACCACCACCTACACCTACGACGCGCTGGACCAGGTGACCTCCAGCACCGACGCACGCGGTCAGACCCTGGCACACGTCTACGACGCGCTCGGCCGCAAAGTCGCCCTGCATGAGGATTCCACCGACGGCCCGCTGCGCATCGAGTGGGTCTACGACACACTGGCCAAGGGGCAGCTGACCTCCACCACCCGTCACGACGGTGACCTGGCCTACAGCAACCAGGTCCTGTCCTACGACGACCTGTACCGGGCGATGGCCACCACCGTCACCATCCCCCAGGAAGAAACCGGACTGGGCGGCACCTATCGGTTCATCACCCGCTTCAACCCCGACGGCAGCATCCGCAGCCACGTCTCCCCTGCCGCGGGCGGGCTCTCGCAGGAGAACATCAGCTACACCTACGACAACCTGGGCAGGGTAACCGCTGTGGCCGGTGACGGTGCCTACGTCACCGCGGCTGAGTACTCCAAGGTCGGCAACCTCGTCATGCGGATCCTGGCGCGTACCTCCAACAGCGCCAACCGCTACTGGCAGGCGTGGGACTACAACCAGGCCACCAACCGCCTCAACGAAAGCTGGGTCACCCCCCGGTTCGGCACCGGTTCCCTGCAACACCTGCACTTCGCCTACGACGACGCAGGCAACATCCTGTCCCTGCGCGACGAGCCCAGCGACAGCGAACGCCCCGCCGACGTGCAGTGCTTCGCCTACGACCACATGCGCCAGCTCACCGAGGCCTGGACCCCCGACGCCACCGGCGCCGGGGCCTGTCAGGCGGCCCCGCAGGTGGAGGACCTGGGAGGCCCCGCCCCCTACTGGCACTCTTACACCTACGACGCCGTCGGCAATCGTGTCACCGAAACCCAGCACGGCGGCATCGGCGGTGCCACCGAACGCACCTACACCCACCCCAATGCGGGCCAGGACCAGCCCCACACCCTCACCCAGGTCCACGAGAGCGGTCCCGCAGGTGAGCGGTTGGAGCACTACGGCTACGACGAGGCCGGCAACATGGTCTCGCGCACCACTCCCGCCCACGAACAGGGCCTGGAATGGGACGCTGAAGGGCTCTTGGTCCGCGTCGAAGATGCCTCCACCGGGGTGAGCACCTACACCTACGATGCCAACGGCGACCGACTCATCCGCCGCGACGCCACCACCTCCACCCTCTACCTGCCCGGCATGGAGATCCACCACGAACGCACCACCCTGGTCACCCGGGCGCTGCGCTTCTATGAGCACCACGGCGAGACCATCGCGGTCCGAGACGCGGACAACAACGTCACCTGGGTCTTCGCCGACCACCACGGCACCGGACAGCTGGCCGTGGCAGCTGAGGGCGGGGAGATCACCCAGCGCCGCTTCACCGCTTTTGGAGCCGACCGCAGCGTCGGCGCGGGGGCCTGGCCCAGCGAGCACGGGTTCGTCGGCGGCACGATCGACGCCTCCACCGGCCTGACCCAGATCGGGGCTCGCGCCTATGACGCGGCGCTGGGCCGGTTCATCTCGGCCGACCCGGTCATGGACGTGGCCGACCCGCAGCAGATGCACGGGTACGCCTACGCCAACAGCAACCCGGTCAGCTTCACCGACCCCGACGGGCTGTTCCTGCGCAAAACCTGGAACAAAGTTCGCCGTACTGCCAGTCGAGTGAAGAACCGTGCCCGTACTTCGGTGCGACGGGTGTGGAACTCCTCGCGAGTACGCAACATCCGCTCCACGGTGCGGCGCACGGTGGTCTCCCGGGCTCGGCGCACGCACAGCTTCGTGAATCGGACGGTGCGCCGGGTTCCCCAGCGTCCGCGCAACTTCATCGCTGGTGTGGGCAGTGTCTTGACCTGGAGTCCGGCGCGTGTCCTGGGTGATTACGCGGTGCGTAAAACCGGTCGTGGAATGACCTGGGACCAGCAGTTGGCGAGTGTGGGGATCAACTCCAACTCTGGTGCGTTCAAGGCTGGCGAGGCGACCGTCGATATCGCTGTGGAGGCGGCGACCGGTCCCATCCCCGCGGGTACCGGCCTGCGGGCTCTACGTAACGGCGACAAGCTTTCGGGTCTGTTCAATAAGTTCCGTCGTGGTGGGAGCAGTCGCTGTAACAGTTTCGCTGCGGGCACGTTGGTGGTGATGGCCGACGGCAGTACCAGACCCATCGAAGAGGTTCAGGTCGGTGAGCAGGTGTTGGCCACCGACCCCGAAACGGGGGTGGAGGGCCCGCGCGAGGTTTTGGCGACCATCGTGGGGTCGGGGGTCAAGACCCTGGTCGAGATCACCGTGGACACCACCACCCAGGTCGAGCTCGCGGGCCTGGAACAGGGTGAGTTCGAGGAGACGGGCGCTCGTCCGGGGCCGATGGTGTTGGGCGATGTCATCATCGCCACGGACGAGCACCCCTTCTGGTCCCCGGAACTGGATGCCTGGATCGATGCCATCGATCTGGTGCCGGGGATGTGGTTGCTCTCCTCCGAGGGCACTCTGGTCCAGGTCACCGGGCTCCATGCCTGGGTACAGCCTGCCACGGTCCACAACCTCACCATCCAGGGCATCCACACGTACTATGTACTCGCTGGGCAGACTTCGGTTCTGGTTCATAACAGTGGAGGATGTCTTCCTGCCCTCCGGGATTGGGGCAGTCAGCGATTCCAGTTCGGGAATCAGTCCTTCTTGCTTGATAAGAAGGGAATGGAGCACATCCTCACTCGTCATCACCCGAATTATTGGGATGGCTCGGTAAAGAAGACGCAGTCCTTCTTCGATTCGAGAATGAGTGTTGGCGACGTCCAAGGTGCTATCGGTCAAGTCATGCGGCAGAACCGCGATACGCTGGTTCAGCGAGGAAGTCAGGGCATGTACCAGATTCGCGGTAATGTTAAAGGCATCGATTATGTACTCGGCATGAACAGAGGTCGAGTGGGTCAGTTCTATCCGGAATAG